GATTTCAAGACCAGATAGCAATAACTGTGAAGCTAATTGCGTGCTGATGTTGCTACACTGATTGCATTTTGTCACAGATCTGTTTAGCGAACTTAAGCTGGTGGAGATTTCGCGAGTCACGCGTCAAATTTACCTGCTGCGTGCCGATGGACAACTCTCAGAGTCAGCCATTACCTCCTGGTGTTGGAGCATGGCAGCCGCCACCTTCAAATCATCCTCCACAATTTCAGCATCCTCCACAATTTCAGCATCCCTCACAATTTCAACCCACTCCACGCCCACATGCTTATCCAACACCATATGACACCAGACCCAATGGTGGTAACAATCAAAATGGAGCAAACATGTACTATGCAACACAACCTTTTCATCCTAGTCCACATCCACATGCTTATCCAACACCATACGACACCAGGCCCAATAATGGCAACAATCAAAATACAGCAGGAACGTTCTATGCTACACAACCTAGCATGCCTTTCACTCCCGCTCAAAGTGCTCCTAGTATCACCACAGAAGCTGGGAATGGACAACCAGATCTCAAGGCCCATCAGACTGCTCACGAGGTTGCCAACCATAACGCAAATGCAGCAAACATCGAATCTGCTGTCCAAGAGGCTGTTCTTCACGAACAGGTATTCATATCCTCCAGAAGAACCAGACTATACTTGCATTTATGTTTCTATTTTTAATTGGCTCTCTATATGATAACTAGGACATTGAGATGCAGCAAGTAATACAAAATCAAAGGTTTGTTTCTCCACTGTTTCCTTCTGTGCCGCTTGTCCACTGCTGCTTGATGAAGCTGTTTTCTGTGCACATTTTCTTTTAGGCAAGCAAAATCAACAAACGACCCTACAGAATATGGGGAAGACATACTTTCGAGCCGGCGCGACCCTAATGCACTGAAGGTGAGTAATTTATAATCTTTTTTTGTGTGTCATTTCCTCCTAAATTTGTTTTTTATTGAAATTTATACTTCTTTAGTTAGTTCAGCTTTGTTATCTTGATTTTTTAGGAACACTTGCTGAAGATGACGGTTGACCAtcgtgcagagatggcaaataaAAGGGGAAAGTCACTTCATCCAGATAATGGTCATTATTTTTCATATTaatactctgtttgtctattttTATTCTCCTCATCTCTTCAGTTTCACACTTTTAAAGTGTCTAAGTATCCCTTTAATCCGGTGATTAGGATTTTCAATTCTATCTATAGAGAATTAGTCTCAGGGTGTTTCTTTTTGTTAACATTTTGGCTGTCATTTTCTTATGTTACGTACCTGTTGACTGTTGTGTTATACATATTGTTGGTTACATTGTCAAAGTGAGGCAGCTGTTTGCTAAAGCTGATGATTAAGCATGCTCACAGGCAATGTTGAAATTGGCAATGGCTATGGTGTACCAGGAGGTGGTGCTTATTATGCTGGAAATTTGTCAACTGCTGAAATGAGTATGCCACCTCTTTCTATGTTACTCACTGCTTAGTGGTATTACATGCCTCTTTTATCTATGTTACCTGCTGCTTTCAATTATGCTAACTAATGTTTTTTTCCTTTAGATAAACCAAAAGATGATGCTGAGAAAGCGAAAGGTGATGACGGACTCCCCGAGTTTCTGAAGCAGAGGTTAAAAGCAAGGGGAATTCTTAAAGACAAGGCAGCAAATGATAGCAGCATGGCTAAACAAAATGTAACTTACAGTTCTTAATGTTACATTTACTTTCCATCTCATTCTGGTAGAAAGGATGCATGGATGTTACAAACTGAATTCTGGTAGATGGAAAAACCTCGAACTAGTACTGGCACCATCTTAGTATTATTCAATTATAGACAGAAAACAATTAATGTCGTGTGGGGTCTGTGTGTACGAGTGACTTAGCTGGAGAGAAGATGTCAGGACATAGAAATATCAAAGCTGTATGGCAAATAAAAAATATTCCGAGTACACTGATACCTACAATAGAATCCAAAAAATTTATTGCAAAAATGCTATTTTATACCAATCGTGATATTTTTCTCTGATTGGTGTATTGAAACACATAAAAATTGCCTTCTGTCTTTGGTATTAAGTATAAACTTCTCTTCTGAGATCCTAACTGCACAGTTGATCCTTATCTCACGCATTCACTTTGTGCTCGTGCCACTGGATTCCAGGCAGATTCTCAAGAAGGCCACAACAAATCTGCCCAAGAGTTACCTCCTGGTTGGGTAAGTATATGCTAATATTTTTTTGTACATACCTGTCCTGTGAGGTGGTTAATAATTTTTCTAGCTGATGCGCATAGCCTTCCTGATTTTCTTGGTCAATTTACAATGCATTTATTATTTAACAAACTTGAATCTGGAGACATCAGTTTATTACTTCTCATTTGCTAACCTTGACATGGAAGTGTATGTAGTATCTTTCAACAGCTCTTATGTGCTGTATATTTGCTATATCTATGGTGAGTTGATAGTAGCAACAGTTCTTTCCCCTGCAttaacttattttattttaggcTGAGACGAAGGATCCAACGACTGGTGCTTCTTATTTCTACAACCAAAGCACCGGAGTGACCCAATGGGATCGTCCTGGTGGTACCGTGAATACTGTGCAGCATCAAGCTGCTCCATCATTGCCAGAAAATTGGGAGGAGGCACTTGACAAATCAACAGGTTTGTTAGAATGAAATATGTCACTGTTTTGTCTCTGAACTCTTGGAATATTCCAAAACAATCTTCTGCCATTCCAAGGATGAAAACAAGTTGGACACAAAAGCTTATAAATTTCAAGCTGATTTGTTACGTATAATATGCAGCTTAAGTAAAATTCAACCATCATCCGGTCAGAGAAACACCTGTGGCTTAAATCATGCTCGTCAAGGATATATGATGCTATTTAAATAACTTTCCCTTTTCATATGAATACGTAGTATGATATTATAACTTATAAGTTGTCATGtcatgaaaatatttttttgacAGATCTATTAATGCCATTTTGACAAATGTGTTAGTAGTCAAAGTTAGAGAAGTTTGTCTATATGCTTTCTAAAACCCCACATATTTCTCAATGGATGGAGTACTTTCTTGGTGACACATTGATATGGTTTGTTCATTATTTTAGGCCAGAAATACTACTATAACACAAAGACACAGGCAACACAGTGGGAGCCACCTACTTCGGTGAACCCAGTTATTGTGCCACAAGCACCCACCCTTGTTGCAGTTCAGCCTACCACTCAAAATACTGATCTTTGGAACCCTCACATACAACGATGTTCAGGCTGTGGTGGCTGGGGAGTCGGTCTTGTCCAGCCGTGGGGATATTGCAATCACTGCACAAGGTACTCTGTTGATAATCTAACCTTGTAAGGTAGAATAAATGTTGTGAAGTTCTTGTGAGAGTTATCTCTATCATGTGGATGGTGTGATCTTGTCTGAAAGCACACATACTTGAATCATATGCATTTtcaaactactccctccgtttctaaatataagcctttttagatatttcaatacagattacatacggatgtatatagacgtattttagagtttagattcactcattttgctccgtatgtagtccatattgaaatccctaaaagggcttatatttaggaacagagggagtaatgTTTATATCCTCGCAGATGCACTTGTAATCAAACACCAGATCTGACTTATGTTTGTTTTCTGTGTATATTTTGACGGTGAATATGGTGGGCAAAAGCCAGCCTGAACCAATTTTCATTTTCAAAAGATAGAAGGCGATACAACACAGCGGCTACATAATTTCCATTTTCTGTGTATATATTATAGTATAAACAACGAATACACATATGTACGGAATGTAACAAATAAACAATTTAAGGAATCTAGCTAATGTTGGCTTGTTATTTGCGTCTGCAGGGTTCAAAATCTGCCTTTTCAACAGTATCCATCTTACTCGAACAATATCGTGCCCTCAAGTGTCGCCAATGCTCCCAAAAGTCAAGGAAACATTGCAGCTAAGGACAGGTAAATGAGATTTACATTTGGCACATCAATTGGTAGCCTAATCGGTTATGCTTCTAGTTTATACTGCTAACCTATTTCCACCCATCATATACTTGAGCACACAAGCATCATATTATTTACTGAGTTTGTCATATGCATGCAGATCAAGTTCAAAACCCCCTTCAGGAAAATTAAACAAAAAAGATAACCGAAAAAGAGGTCGCGCTGAGGAGGATGAGCTTGACCCAATGGATCCAAGCTCTTACTCAGATGCTCCACGGGGTGGCTGGTACTTGATCTCTCTCTTCCTGGAAGCTTATTATTTCAGTTAATTTATAATCTTCCTCGCATTTTTTTTGAGAATGGCATTTGTAGTTACTAGTTGGGACGTGCTTCAGTCTGGCTTGGCCAATCAAGGAAGAATGCATGTATATTAAGTTAACTGTCCCTGGACTGACAAGTTAATCCTCTTTCTTTGTCAGGGTTGTTGGCCTGAAGGGTGTACAGCCACGAGCAGCGGATACAACCGCATCTGTACGTTATCTGATTTGCAACTTCCCTTTATCTAATCTTTACTATACTTGCCTACCCTCTGATTTCCATTTAAATGTTAAGTATCTATCTCGGTACCCAAACACCCGCTGTAGCATAACATACTGTTTTGTTGGGAGCAAACCTTACTGCCTGGTCTACGTTCATCGTGCCAAATGATGTAGGACTGATCTAGGACGACTTATGTGAGATGTTGAATCAGGCTTCCACATAGCATGGTTGTTTGAGCCTTGTAAACTGGGTAGCGCTTGTTAATTACTATATCAGTTTTTACTTCAGTGCACACTTCCCGTGTCTCTTGATCTGTTATGGGGAAGTGGGAATTATATGGAAGCCATCACACATGGGATCTCCCTAAAGAACCACAATACATGTGATTCCAAATACAGATCAAACCCTAATAATATAGTACTGAGAACAGCGAGTCTTCTTTCTATGCTTTGATTAACAGGGCCCTCTGTTCCAACAAAGACCGTATCCCTCACCTGGCGCCGTGTTGAGGAAAAATGCAGAGGCGGCATCCGGCGGCAAGAAACGCGGTGGTATGTCTGCGATCAGCAAAAGAGGGGATGGCAGTGATGGGCTTGGGGAAGCGGATTGAGTTTCTTAGTAAGCTTTCTCTGCAAGCAACCAGTAGATCCTGGTGGCTTTCGCTCCTTTTGGAAGTTGTTTGAAACATTGGCCGACCGGTAGCTAGCTAAAAAAAGAAGCAAATTATCAGCTGTAAAttattactccctctgtaaactaatataagagtgtttagatcactacttacggagggagtacaaaggaGCAAGTCCAGTGCCGGAGAGGAGAGGCTAGTGCAGTGTGAGCTCAGCTGAGGTGCCCTATCGGCGATAAAGCTAATATCATGGGGGAGTTTCCACTCCTGGACAGGCTACTGCAGTGTAAGTTCAGTAGCTCACTATGGTATGACATGCTTGAGTTCTGTGAATTTTGTACTGGAAACTGTAAGGTAGAATGTTTTGGTCATGCAATATGAACACTTGATTTTCTAGATTGACACGGCGAACGAGGGTCGGACCGGGTGCTTGATGTATGATAATTCATGTGTGCGCTATTATCTACTGAAACTATTATCCCTTTTGAGATTAGGTATTCATTCGTGATAATACAGTGACTAGAGCTGGTTGCGTGCCACTTGGCCATTTTCTCCCCTATTTTTTTTTGAACGAAGGCTCAAGCagagcccggctttgaattaacaaagctaTCAACCGGCCAGGATTACAACTCCAAATTACACCACTCACCAACTAAAGAAAAGAAGACAGACGGCAAAGATACAAGGGCGCCAGGGAACAGCTCACAATGCACATACAACAAGCTAGTTAGAAAGATTGGCGAAGAACATATAGCTTGGAGATGCCATTATCCTCTTGCACGTTGAAAACCAAGGCGAAAGTGATATCCTGATCAGGAGAGTGCACCGACGGCGATGCAAGGCATGCCGTTGCCACAACACCTGGGCTTGAAAAAGACACATCTAGATCCATTGTCAAAGAAGGCCCCTGCCTCCTCGCCTGGCTCGAAGGCGCCGCACCGTTGAGCGATGGACATGTTAACCTAGAGCCTAGATGGATGGCCTCGAAGAAACCACTTGGGCGGAACCAGGCGTTCCCGACATGCCGACGACGACTCACCTAGAGCAGAGCAACACCATATGCCATAGTTCTGACTTGGAAGGGGGCGAGCGGTCAGAATGCACAATTTTCTCCCCTTTCTCTCCATCACAAGTAACTTTCTGGCTTGCCTGGCGTCCTCTCGACAACCCTATGTCTTCTGCTTCTTATTTTTTAACTTTATTATGGAATATGATTGATTATACACTTTTGGTATCTGTATATGTTCCTAAAATCGTAAATCGACGACGATAAAATAGTTCTCTCTGTTGCTACACGCTCCCTCCCCACCCCGTGCTGCCACCAATCATGTCCCCttcacgcgcgcacacacacccTCCCCCTCTCTCTAACGCGGCGGCtgttgagtaaataggcaatttctcgattaaattaatccacgagtaaatcactagcatggcattgacacatataatcgcatactgatattcagtcaaactagcacatactacgctaattgcaGAAAGATCTACATATAACGCTAGCATGGGTAAAACAGAAAATagtaggagcgggataaacgagttataccctccagtaggccatgcagaggccgcggcTTTGGTGGCAGCAGCGGCATCCTCGGCAGCCTTCTTGTCAgcttcagctttctcggcggcggcacgttcggcgtcggtggacatggtgatgatgaaggcgacacggacgtagaggaagtagacgatcgTAAGTGAGTAGTCGCGTAATCgctgcccaaaaacctattcgcccctcaccccgtacaggaaccagaagggcgtggtttcggagacctgctctcccgtcgaccgtgtacgcggcggacgggatggagtcaccggcggcagcagcagcaagggaacgacggtgggcgtgcgcgtggagcagatgtgatctgttcgtggcggctagggttaggagacaccgcacacttatataggcggctcgacccacgtccgagtccgtgacagcccacgatccgacgtctcagatcgtggcccagctgtcagagaactctccgttagtgaccggcaaaaataagcgcgtaggtgtgagctcggctcggctcaatcccgcaacccgcggcacGACGAGGCGGGCctcggaggaggagtgcgcgagggcctcttctcttctcaagctccaatagcatgtagaagagaaacccttataaggaggtccaactcctcttccacttccggggtgggactaaacttcccactacacctagtgccatataacccacatgggcccttagagatttttttccagaaattgctatatgggcctagagcccatctcaaaGTCAGCAGCGGCTGTCGCCGCCCTTGTCCCCTCTCCTCATACATGCCTCCTCCCCCGTGCTTCTTGCCGCCGGTGCTTCACCCTTCCGCGACAACGCACACGTAAGTGCCAAATGCACGCTTGCCACATGCACAATTTAAAAGCTGCCTTCGCCTTACACACACATATGTGCAATTTTAAACACAATTCTGCTAGATTACAAATTTCTCCAACCAAAAATATGTCTTTTTGCAAACCGATGCACAAGTAGATTAGAACAAGGCTTCCCTTGGAAAAGCAAAACAACCCTCAAGAAAAAGCCAAAAAAGAAAGGCAAAGAAGAAAGGAAAACTAAACTAGGCCGATCCCCACTCTACCCCGACGAAACCCACCTTCCCCCTACCCGGCCGATCCAGATCTCCACTCCCTCACACCTCCCCCGTTCTCCTCGCCGGACGCCCGTCGCCGGCGGCGACCCATCATCCTCCGCCCCCTCCGCGTCTCCCGGCGGGCGGACGCACGCGCGCAATGGAGCAGCTCCGGACGATCGGGCGGGAGCTGGCGATGGGGTCGCAGGGCGGGTGGGGGCAGTCGAAGGAGTTCCTGGACCTGGTCAAGTCCATCGGCGAGGCGCGCTCCAAGGCGGAGGAGGACCGCATCATCTCGCGCGAGCTGGAGCACCTCAAGCGCCGCCTCGCCGACCCCGACGTGCCGCGCCGCAAGATGAAGgagctcctcctccgcctcgtctACGCCGAGATGCTCGGCCACGACGCCTCCTTCGGCCACATCCACGCCGTCAAGATGACCCACGACGAGTCCCTCCCGCTCAAGCGCACGGGGTACCTCGCCGTCGCGCTCTTCATCGACGAGCGCCACGACCTCGTCATCCTCGTCGTCAACACCATCCAGAAGGACCTCAGGTCCGACAACTACCTCGTCGTCTGCGCCGCGCTCACCGCCGCCAGCCGCCTCATCGGCGAGGAGGCCATCCCCGCCGTGCTGCCCCAGGTCGTCGATCTCCTCGCGCACCCCAAGGAGGCCGTAAGGAAGAAGGCCGTCATGGCGCTCCACCGATTCTACCAGCGATCCCCTTCCTCCGTTTCCCACCTCGTCTCCAACTTCCGCAAGGtcagcgcccccccccccccccccccccccccccccccccccccaccaccacccAAACATTTTACCTCATGTTCAAATTCCAATTTCTTTTCCCCAACTACAATAGAAGTACAGTAGAATAATTTGCCCCTCTCATGCCGTAGCTTCTTACtcctatctcagaggcgcatgcGCTACTGTTAATTTATCTCGCTCAAAGGCACATGCGATACTGTTAATCGTGCTAAAGCTTCATGTTTTCTTTGTGTTCAATGTATATTTTGAGTTGCAGCAACTAGCTATTGACTCTAATTGCATCTATTGAGCTTGAACTGGATGTTAGATGTGAGTTTTGCACACCTTAGGTGTTTACTTCTTGTCTTTCATATCTCATGCTTCAAGTTTTGTGCAAAGATGTGGGTTCATTAAGCCTGAAGATACACCTGTTTTATCTATTCAATGCAATTTACCCATTTATATTTAATGTATGATAGAGCAACTTTTTTGACCTCAGACCATAACATAGAGGGAGCTCTGATAAGCAACCACAGTGCTTCGTTGGCATTTTTAAGAACTCTTAGCAGATGTAAATGCATTATTATTTCTGAGATGGGTTCTGAGTAGTGGTGCTTATTATTTTGCAGAGACTCTGTGATAATGATCCTGGGGTGATGGGTGCAACTCTGTGCCCACTCTATGACCTGATTTTGGAAGATCCAAATGCGTATAAGGACTTAGTTGTTAGTTTTGTTAACATCCTCAAACAAGTTGCGGAGAGGAGGCTTCCAACTTCCTATGATTACCATCAAATGCCTGCACCATTTATTCAGGTCTGTGAGCTTTACTTTTAACTTGGTCGATGTATTCAATGGTGCTAGGTTAATAGGTAGGTTCTGATTTGGAGTTCTTTAATTGGCACCATCTTATTTCCTCTGATTTTTCTGTGGCTACTTTCAGATAAAACTACTGAAAATACTTGCTGTGCTGGGTAGCGGCGACAAGTCAGCGAGTGGTCATATGTACACTGTCTTGGGTGACATATTCAGGAAGGGTGACACAGCGAGCAACATTGGGAATGCAATATTGTATGAATGCATATGCTGTGTCTCATGCATTTTCCCAAACTCTAAGATGCTAGACGCTGCTGCTGAAACAACATCGAAATTTTTGAAGGTCTTGACATTTTTTAGGGAAAAATAAGTGACTTTAATGATGCTGTGGTTGTTACATCACGAAGCTAACGTTTTTGCTTGCCCCTATGCTGTTTGCAGAGCGATAGCCATAATCTTAAGTACATGGGAATTGATGCTCTTGGACGACTAATAAAAATAAATCCTGATATTGCAGAACAGCACCAATTGGCTGTTATCGATTGCTTAGAGGTGAGGGATGTGAAATCTTAACATCTTCAGAATCCATGTCAATCAATAGACAATCTACTATGCTCCTGCCATCCATTTCAAATATATTTGTTTCGTGCTGCAATAAAATGAATCTAATATCCTTCATTAAAATCATGTTCCAGCTACTGAACTTAATTTTGTCGGAAATGGTGATATTTGTTGTTCGTTTTCACGCTTCCTTGTATTAACTCTAGGAAAAAGTAATTATAGTGAGCTAAAGCTATGTCAATTTGTTTGATTCATTGTGGTTACCACTCCACCTAGTTTAGTTGCCACTATGTTCCATTTCCATAGTTATTATCCGTGACCTTGTTTGATGCATGTAATTGCATCAGCACTTCTGTTGTATTTTCTCATTAGTACTTTCGATTTCTCACAATTGGATGTTCTTATGAATAGGACCCTGATGACACTTTGAAGCGTAAGACTTTTGAGCTTCTTTATAAGATGACAAAATCGACTAATGTTGAAGTGATTGTTGATCGGATGATCGAGTACATGATCAGCATAACTGATCACCACTATAAGGCAGAAATTGCATCACGTTGTGTTGAGCTAGCAGAACAATTTGCGCCCAGCAACCAGTGGTTCATTCAGGTAATCCAGGAGTGTGTGTATTTCTCGTTAAGCACTTGGTGTAATTTTTATGCTGTCGTTGCTTAGTTTTTAGAAGATCCATTAATCCTTTAATTATTTTTCCAGACCATGAACAAAGTCTTTGAGCATGCTGGGGACCTTGTCAACATTAGAGTGGCACACAATTTAATGCGGCTTATCGCTGAAGGATTTGGAGAGGAGGATGAAGGTGCTGATAGTCAATTGAGATCATCAGCTGTATGTACTCTGAACTCTTCCTGTAACCCCGTGCCACTCAGTTTATTAATGCTTAACGTGATACTGCCATTATGGACTTTTTTTTTTAACTGTGATAATCAGCCAATGAGTTTTATATCTTGAGATGGGAAAAAAATGTTTTCTCTGAACTGGCCACAGCCTTGCTTTTCTAGCTTGACAGTGAGCCCTGGAGGGAAACTGTAATGTTATTTATGCTTCAATTGCTGTTACGTTATTCAGCTTCATATGGTGGAATATGTCAACAAGACTCTAGCAGCCTCCTCAACTGGATGCATAATTCTTTGTTCTAGGATTTTCTCGCTACTTGATCAATTATATAACTCTCCTGTTCTTGAATTGGTTGATTCCTAACTCTCCCGTTCTTTAACAGGTCAATTCCTACCTCCGTATTCTGGGGGAGCCAAAGCTTCCATCCTCATTTTTGCAGGTAATTGTGTGTTTTATATTTCCTTTCTATCCCAAGATGAGTTTTGGGCGGTGATTTATATCGTTTCGTTTTACTTTCAGATCATATGCTGGGTTTTGGGGGAATATGGAACAGCAGATGGGAAGCATCCTGCTTCCTATATTATCGGGAAGTTATGTGATGTTGCAGAGGCCCACCCAACTGATGATACTGTCAGGGTATGCTCCTTTTTGACCAACTTATGCGTAATATTGTAGTTGAGGCAATGATCTGTCATTTTTGTTTTGGGAACATTACACACTTGGAGTTGCTTCAGTCAAGCTGAAATGGTTCCTGATATCTTTGGTTGTAGTGTCAATTTACAATTCAGACCAGTTTCTGCAATTTGCAAAGTACTTCATGTTGTACGTATCTGTTAGACAATCAAAATGTTTACAGCATAGCTATTCAA
The Aegilops tauschii subsp. strangulata cultivar AL8/78 chromosome 3, Aet v6.0, whole genome shotgun sequence genome window above contains:
- the LOC109738129 gene encoding uncharacterized protein, whose translation is MDNSQSQPLPPGVGAWQPPPSNHPPQFQHPPQFQHPSQFQPTPRPHAYPTPYDTRPNGGNNQNGANMYYATQPFHPSPHPHAYPTPYDTRPNNGNNQNTAGTFYATQPSMPFTPAQSAPSITTEAGNGQPDLKAHQTAHEVANHNANAANIESAVQEAVLHEQDIEMQQVIQNQRQAKSTNDPTEYGEDILSSRRDPNALKEHLLKMTVDHRAEMANKRGKSLHPDNGNVEIGNGYGVPGGGAYYAGNLSTAEMNKPKDDAEKAKGDDGLPEFLKQRLKARGILKDKAANDSSMAKQNADSQEGHNKSAQELPPGWAETKDPTTGASYFYNQSTGVTQWDRPGGTVNTVQHQAAPSLPENWEEALDKSTGQKYYYNTKTQATQWEPPTSVNPVIVPQAPTLVAVQPTTQNTDLWNPHIQRCSGCGGWGVGLVQPWGYCNHCTRVQNLPFQQYPSYSNNIVPSSVANAPKSQGNIAAKDRSSSKPPSGKLNKKDNRKRGRAEEDELDPMDPSSYSDAPRGGWVVGLKGVQPRAADTTASGPLFQQRPYPSPGAVLRKNAEAASGGKKRGGMSAISKRGDGSDGLGEAD
- the LOC109738130 gene encoding AP-4 complex subunit epsilon; amino-acid sequence: MEQLRTIGRELAMGSQGGWGQSKEFLDLVKSIGEARSKAEEDRIISRELEHLKRRLADPDVPRRKMKELLLRLVYAEMLGHDASFGHIHAVKMTHDESLPLKRTGYLAVALFIDERHDLVILVVNTIQKDLRSDNYLVVCAALTAASRLIGEEAIPAVLPQVVDLLAHPKEAVRKKAVMALHRFYQRSPSSVSHLVSNFRKRLCDNDPGVMGATLCPLYDLILEDPNAYKDLVVSFVNILKQVAERRLPTSYDYHQMPAPFIQIKLLKILAVLGSGDKSASGHMYTVLGDIFRKGDTASNIGNAILYECICCVSCIFPNSKMLDAAAETTSKFLKSDSHNLKYMGIDALGRLIKINPDIAEQHQLAVIDCLEDPDDTLKRKTFELLYKMTKSTNVEVIVDRMIEYMISITDHHYKAEIASRCVELAEQFAPSNQWFIQTMNKVFEHAGDLVNIRVAHNLMRLIAEGFGEEDEGADSQLRSSAVNSYLRILGEPKLPSSFLQIICWVLGEYGTADGKHPASYIIGKLCDVAEAHPTDDTVRGYAVSAILKIFAFEIAVGRKSDMLPEFQSLVDELSSSHSTDLQQRAYEVQALLGLDKQAVESVMPIDASCEDIEVDRNLSFLNSYVQQALENGATPYIPESERSGVVSVGNYRAQDQHETSAHALRFEAYELPKPSLPTATSQSSVSLPTTDLVPVPEQSHYREDHHQGRSHPSANAVSGEFGAKLRLDGVQKKWGRESYTSSSTPSSSTSSQQAANGGSNSDGGLVTSQARESSYGSKSQQGTEVSAEKQRLAASLFGSSAAKPNRKGHAGRKAAKESSSTEKVTPQPAKEQVTPAAPPPDLLDLGEEPVSSSAPSADPFSQLDGLLGPASASPAPSGTSAPSASNTPDLMSIFSDDIQTGATSASTEPTQKGATTKKGHSLQDALQKDATARQVGVTPTGNNPNLFKDLLG